TTTAATTATGTTGGTCAATGCTATAGACCAACTAAAGAAGAGTTACAATTATGGCGAGAATGGATTATAAAAAACAAAGAAAATTTAGAGTATGAGCAGGAAGAACCTGAAGGAAAGTTTGATTTTATTTTCGGTGAATTCAATATAGTATTCAATGATAAAAAAGGTACAATTCGAAATTCATACTGCAATTAAGCGCAGCTGCTAACAGCGGTTTCACGCAATTGCTGCTTCCCTTGTAAAATATAACCGCTTTTTCCATAACTTCGTTCTGTCCAGCCGAGCGTACTCAGCTTCGAAAGCCGCAACTGACGTGAAGCCGCCGGACGTTAGCAGTAATGCGCGAGCCGCACGAAACGTTATAAAACCTAAACAAAACTCTAATATGGACAACTTTAGCTTAGCAGAAATCGTAATAATTGTAATTATAGCAATCGCTGCCTTTGTTTTCTTGCGAGAAGTAACAACTTGGTATTTTAAAATAGAGAAACGCATTGAGTTGCAAAACGAAACAAACCGGTTATTAAACATATTAGTTGAAAGAAGTTCTCCGGAAACAACAAATCAAGACTATTTTGAGACGAATCCAAATGGAGAAGAAACTGATGTCAATAATCCTGGAGAACTACAAAAAATAATTTCCGATCTGAATAAAAAATCCATTTGAAAGTACATTCGCACTACTGCTAACAGCGGTTTCACGCAATTGCTGCTTCCATTGTAAAATGAAACTCCTTTTTCCATAACTTCGTTCTGTCCAGCCGAGAGTACTCAGTTCCAAAAGCCGCAACTGACGTGAAGCCGCCGGACGTTAGCTGCAAGCGCCACCAAAATGAACTCTAATCACAATCTTAACCCAAAAACTGTCAATTACTTTCTCGAAGGCTTATCTTTAAAAAAATTAAAAAAATGTCAGATAAAAACAAAAAGGTTTTTGGAGTTTGGATGGATTCACGCAACGCAACAATTGTTGGCAAATCAGAGATCAATAACTCGGAATTTAAAGTTCTTGGACACGTAACAAATGCTGGTCCGGATAATAACTCGAGTGAGAAAACGTCAAACAATCAGGAAATTGCCTTGATGCAAAAATTCTTCAAAGAAATTGCAGGCAAAATGCAGAACATAGATGAAATACACATAACCGGAACTGGGCAAAGTCAGGAACAATTTATTCGATTTCTGGCTGAAACTCCGCAATATGAGAATGCAGTTTCAAGTGAAAGCACTTCTAATAAAATGAGCGATGAGAATCTCATAGAATATATTGGAAAGCACTTTAATTAAAACTTACTAAACTTAAAATACTTATAGACTTCAGACTTAATGTTTGAGGTCTTTTTAGGTTGGTGCGCCAGCAGCTAACAGCGGCTTCACGCAATTGCTACTTCTCTTGTAAAATGAACTTCTTTTTTCCATAACTTCGTTCTGTCCAGCCGAGAGTACTCAGTTCCAAATGCCGCAACTGACGTGAAGCCGCCGGACGTTAGCTGAGAGCCTATAAAAAACCGCCGCCAAATTGACTGCTATGAGAAAAATGCTGTTGATTTTGATACTATTGAGCCTGAAACTATCAGCTCAGAATAGCACCGAAAATGGTGAATTTGTTATGTTTAGGAAAGATACGTTAACAGTAAATTTTCCAGGATTTTCAACATTAGAAAAAGACACTGTAATAACTGTCATCGTAAAACGATTTAACGACGTGATCGAAACAAAGAGCGTATCAAAAAATGGCATGAAACTGGATGTTAATTTCTATCTGAAAAACGATGGAAAATTACTTTTGGTCACCACCAAAGAAATAAGTCCTAAAGACAATTCGATATACCTGTCTTGGACACTTAATTTTCAAAACGATCGAATTACCAAAGTCAAGTCGACATCGACGCTTCCCGAAGGTATAACCAGCTTTGATTCAAATGTCTCAAAATTACTCGGATATAATTTGTTATGGACTGAAGAGTTCATAAAAAAATATTCAATGACATTATTTGCCAAAATCAAGGCCCTCAGCTAACAGCGGTTTCACGCAATTGCTCCTTCTCTTGTAAAATGAAACACCTTTTTCCATAACTTCGTTCCGTCCAGCCGAGAGTACTCAGTTCCAAATGCCGCAACTGACGTGAAGCCGCCGGACGTTAGCCGTGATTTTGTGAGTGACTTTGTCGGCAAAAAAATTCCATATCTATGAAACGAAAACGCGTTATATCATACTTTTTTATTTTTTTTGTTTTCATTAATTGTTCACCTTATAAAATCTTGGACTCTCAAAAGCGATTTCTCTTGAACGATAATGGAAAAAATAAATATTACTTGATTGAATATATCAAATTCAAGCAAATGGAACACTTACTTGGTGAAGTGCCAACTGTAATGATTCATAAAGTTGATGGAGATTTAATAATTCGTTCAGATAAAGAATATTTTGAAAATATAGCTTTAAAGAAAGATCAAATAAAGCGAATCGAAATAATTTCTTTTGAAAAAGCTTCAAATATTTATGGAAGCGCTGGCAAGAATGGTATAGTAAATATTTATACTTACGGAAAATCGTCAAATTAATAAAACCACGGCTAACAGCGGTTTCACGCAATTGCTGCTTCCCTTGTAAAATGAACCACCTTTTTCCATAACTCCGTTCAGTCCAGCCGAGAGTACTCAGTTCCAAAAGCCGCAACTGACGTGAAGCCGCCGGACGTTACCTGCAAGCTCGAAAAACCATCACGATGAAAACATTATACTTATATTTATTATTTACATTTTTTTTCAACTGTGCATCAAACAATACCACCGAAATTTGCGATTGTTATTCTAAACGTGCAAACGGAACAATAGACGAGAAACTGAACGATTGTTTGGGTGATAATGCCAAAGGTAAGAATGCGGATGAAGCCAGACTAAAAATAAAATCCACAATGAAATCGCTTGTGGAAAACTGTACTGTTTATCGAAGAGATTTTAATAAACTTTCTTACTATAGGTTCGAAACGGGTTATCCTGATTTAGTTTCACAAAAAGACTCTATTGCATTTTGTATCAACAATAATATTGAAAGACCGAAAAACTATAATAAACTCGCAGAAATCTATATTCGACTCAATAGTTTAGATTTAGCAATGAAAAATATTGACCAATCGATTAAACTTTCTCCAAGTGTTTCACATAGTCATTGGGTAAAATCATATATTTTTTACAAGAAAAAAGATATTCCTAATGCAGTTAAAGAAATGATTGAAGCTAGTAGATTCACAACAGATGATGACTCTAAATACTTTACGGAATTACAAGTTATAGCCTTAAAAAATGAAAAATAAAATAGAGAGCCAGCAGGTAACAGCGGTTTCACGCAATTGCTACGTCTCTTGTAAAATGAAACACCTTTTTCCATAACTTCGCTCTATCCAGCCGAGAGTACTCAGTTCCAAATGCCGCAACTGACGTGAAGCCGCCGGACGTTATGAACAATTGCTGGTAGGAGTGTGTAAAAAAAGCGAGTGAAAACTCGCTTAAAATTTTATATATATTCTTCCATTAATCTTTTAGACAACTCCCTTTTTTTTATATCATCAATTTCGTCACACATTTGAAGATATCTTTGAAGCATATCTTTATTTTCAAGACATAATTTAATTAATCTTCCCGTTGATAGAGATGTAACACCTTCATGTTCGATATTCGAAATAGTGTTTTTACTAAAGCCTAAAATAATACTAAATGTAGAAGCCGAAATTTGATATTTATTTCTAAAATTGATTATTTCAATCGGTGAAGCAGCACCTTTAGCTACATGATAAGCATTTTTAAGAGCTTTAATATTTCGGTCGACTTGGCTTTTAGTATAATGTTTAACTTTGTTTTCTTTGTTAATGAATCCCGTATCTTCATCTACTTCATAATCAAGATAAAATACTTCATCATAATATAAAGTCATACCCTTATAAACTTTTTTAACCGAGCTATTTAATTCAATAGTCGGTTCATTTGTTCTTGTCAATAATGTCTTTTCCATAAAATTCAATTTTTAAAAGGCTGTGTCATTGGGTAGTCGGGCACGTGATTAGAAAACAATAGTATTTGTAATCCATTAGCTTCTAATCCATACTTTAAATATATTTCTATCTTATCTTTTCCAACAAAAGTACAGAAAGCACAAACATTGAAATCAGCATTTCCTGATGGATCTATTCCTCTATAATAATTCTCAGTTGTAAGGTTTTGAATTGCATGTTCTATATCTTCTCCCTCGATATCATAATCCAATGCTAAATCAGTAAGTTCCAAATTAGCCTTAGCTGTAAATGTTATTTGGATGCCTTGAGATAATCTTCTCTTAGTTTCATCTAAAAATTCTTGTATTAGAGAAATATTATATTCGGTATAAGGTAATACAGTCATTTGGAGTTATTTTAAATCATAGACAAAGATACAAAAATAAATTAAATTCCCAATGATTGGGAATATTTTATTTGATGCAACTGTTCATAACAGCGGTTTCACGCAATTGCTGCTTTCCTTGTAAAATGTAATCGCTTTTTCCATAACTTCGTTCTGTCCAGCCGAGAATACTCAGTTCCAAAAGCCGCAACTGACGTGAAGCCGCCGGACGTTAGCCGTCAGTTAATGGAAACCTACACCTAAAAATAGCGTTATGAAAAAATACTTATTCTTAGTAATCACATTCTTCACTATTGAGTACTCATTTTCTCAATGCCCTGTCACGTTTGAAAGTCTCTTTAATTCAACGATTTATTCTTTTTCTGATTTCGACACTTTTGCATTGAAAAATGGATATTCTTATGATACGAACAGAAATGCGTTTTTATGCGATGAATCATTTAAGGATGGTGCACATATGCAACTTATTAGATCGAAAAGTCCTACTGATTATATTATAGTGCAGCACATCTTCTTTTCCAAACAAACATATTTGGCTTACAAAGAATTTCTGCAATCAAATGGAAAACTTTACAATACCGAAACAGAAAATAATGAATTATCTCTAAAATACATTTATGATAGTCACTTGGTTATATTACAAACAAAAACATTTGACTCAACTACACTCTACTTAATAACGTTGTCAAGTGAAAAACTTAATTAATAACCGAACGGCTAACAGCGGTTTCACGCAATTGCTACTTCTCGTGTAAAATGAACTTCTTTTTTCCATAAATTCGTTCTGTCCAGCCGAGAGTACTCAGTTCCAAAAGCCACAACTGACGTGAAGCCGCCGGACGTTATGGGCAATTGAGCCGCGCCGAACTGAAAATCACGATGAAAATCATACTTAATATTATTGCTTTTCTTTTTGCTGTCAATTCTTTGGCCCAGGAAACTCTGCCTCAAAATATCATCGACACTTTGTACACAAAAGCGTTACAACAGAGATTTGATTTGCAACTTAGCAGCGGATATAAATATTTTGACATGCAAAATCAAACAGATGCGCCGCAAAAAGTATTACCTGAAAGTCCAATTAAAATTCGATCTCAAAAAGAATTAACTGAAATTTCACGAAAAGAAAAAAAGGAACTGACAGTTTATACAATAGAATACTATGTTGTCAATAAAGATACTGTTGATATCAATTTCGGAGAATACAGATTGAAAGCCTTGAAAAGAAAACAAAAACACTCACCTCTTGCAGAAATATCTGAATGTAACTTAGGTAAAAAGGAACCTGACATTCGGTTCACTTGGATAGACAATAGATGGAAAGTTATAAAATCAAAGTTCATTAAAGAATAAATTTCAACTGCCCATAACAGCGGTTTCACGCAATTGCTACTTCCCTTGTAAAATGAACTTCTTTTTTCCATAACTTCGTTCAGTCCAGCCGAGAGTACTCAGTTCCAAAAGCCGCAACTGACGTGAAGCCGCCGGACGTTATCTGAAAGCCGCCAATCAGTGCGGAAAATTGTAGCCGTTCAAAAAAATCATTACATTTGACATTATGAAAACATTGACGCTTAACATCCCGGATAATTTAGACATCGACAATCGCGAACTTGTTATGCTTTTGGCCTCTAAACTTTATGAGCAAGGAAAACTTTCTTTAGGTCAGGCTGCTGAACTTGCAGGTTTAACAAAACGTACTTTCGCAGAATTATTGAGTCGATATAATGTTTCAATCTTCAACTTTCCTTTATCTGATTTATCAAGCGATGTAGCAAATGCATAAAACTATAATTTCTGACACCAGTTGTTTTATCATTTTATCCAAAATTGGAGAATTAGACCTTCTTTTAAAACTTTACGGTCAAATCGTTACTACAAAAGATATTGCTGAAGAATTTGGAGAATCCCTTCCTAATTGGGTTATAATAGAAAATGCAAAAGATAAATATCATCAGAGAATTTTAGAATTACAAATTGACAGAGGAGAATCAAGTGCAATCGCACTAGCTTTAGAAATTCAAAATAGCACTTTGATTCTTGATGATTTCAAAGCGAGAAAAGTCGCTGAAAATCTCGGATTAAATTTCACTGGTACAATTGGAATAATAGTCAAGGCTAAATTAAATGGACTTATTCCTTCGATTAAACCGCTTTTAGAAAAGATTGTCGAAACTAATTTCAGATTGTCTCCAGAATTACAATTACAAGCTTTAAGGGAAGCAGAAGAAATGTAGGCCTTCAGATAACAGCGGTTTCACGCAATTGCTCCTCCCCTTGTAAAATGAACCACCTTTTCCATAACTTCGTTCTGTCCAGCCGAGAGTACTCAGTTCCAAAAGCCGCAACTGACGTGAAGCCGCCGGACGTTATATGCCAGTTTACCTCACGTAACGAACAACAATGAACTTAATATTAGAACGTAGTTTAGATTTTAGACAATTCCAAAACTTAGTTATTTTGACATTCGTAACGATGATGATATTGTTAGGAATGCTTAATTCTGTTGAATTTAGTTCTTACATTCTCATAGAATTAATTCTAGTTTTTCTAAACATTTTATTCCTTGGGATTCTATTCACCAAAAAAGGTTTGCGTGTCGAAAATGGTAACCTTTTTGTTTGCGTTTTTCTGTTTGGGTTAATCTTGAAAAAAACCTTACTCAAAACGTCAGAATTTCAAGAAATCAATTTACAGAAAGGAAAACTCTCAACAAATTATGCGTATTCTTACGACATAAAAGAATTTCATAATTGGGAACCAGATTTAAATCATTCGGTGACTAGTTTTACAATCTGCATGATAAATGAAAATCAAAAACAAAAGATATTAATGTTGACTAAGCCTGAAAAAACAAAATTAGCAATCAACTTTATTGTTGAAAACACGAACTTGAAATATTGAGTAAAACCGGCATATAACAGCGGTTTCACGCAAATGCTACTTCCCTGTAAAATGAACGACCTTTTTCCATAACTTCGTTTTGTCCAGCCGAGAGTACTCAGCTTCGAAAGCCGCAACTGACGTGAAGCCGCCGGACGTTAGCGGTAATGCAGCCGCGAACGAGCGAAAGTGAAAATCAAATCTAACTAAAAATGAAAATATACTTTGCTTTGTTGTTTGCCATTATTTCTTTTTCTGTAAATGCACAAAATGCTCAAGATATTTTTCTTGAAAATCTAACAGCATTTGAAAATTTAAAAAATGAAAGCCAAAGTATTGACTTAAATACAGTTTATGAGGCACGCCAATTTTTAATTGAAGTTACAGGAATTAGTTATGAAATGGAGAAACCGTTTGAAATGCCCATATTTCCATCTGACAAAACTTTAATTGATTGGAGAAATTGGTATGAAAAAAATAAGGCTAAACTTTATTGGGATGAAAATGACCAAAAAGTTAAAGTTAAGGAAGAATGATGCACTACCGCTAACAGCGGTTTCACGCAATTGCTACTTTCCTTGCAAAATGAACTTCTTTTTTCCATAACTTCGTTTTGTCCAGCCGAGAGTACTCAGTTCCAAATGCCGCAACTGACGTGAAGCCGCCGGACGTTACCGGCAATCATACCAAAAATGACGTGAATTATGACTAACACTCTAAAGTACACTTTTATCTTTCTATTTTTCACGACAAGTTTGTTTGCACAAAAGTCTAAAATCAATTTTCAGAAATCATCGTGGTTTTTAAAAATTGATAGCTATGAAATTTTATCGAACGATACTTTACGTTTGATCCATTTTTCAAAAATTGAATCAAGCAATCCGAAACTTAATAAAGAGTTTGCAGAAATTTGCTACAGCGACAAAATGGACATTACTAAACTCCATTTTTCAAAACGCAATGTTTACATATCATACCCAAGTTTTGATTTTTGTGGACCTTTGGGTAATATTGAAGAATGGAATTTTCATTACAATCAAGAACATGAAGAAGTTTCTTTTGAAATCAATCACAACAGACTTTACAAATTTAAAGTTCTTGATAAAAAAATAAACTTTGAAAATTGGAGCTGTGGCTTTGAAGAAAATGATTCAAATTTCAAGGCCGAAGTGGAAATAATTACTTTGGTGAAAACACAATGACTGCCGGTAACAGCGGTTTCACGCAATTGCTGCTTACCTTGTAAAATGAACTTCTTTTTTCCATAACTTCGTTTTGTCCAGCCGAGAATACTCAGCTTCGAAAGCCGCAACTGACGTGAAGCCGCCGGACGTTACCTGCAAGCTTATCGCAGCCCGTAAATAAAGACTTTCATTAATGCATATCAAAATGAGTAATCTTATAAAATCATTTCAATTCGAATCCGAGGGAGTTATTTTGACGATAAATATTAGGAAAGAAGTTTACAAGAATTCTTTGAAAATGATTATAGATGGAGATGTCATTTCTAATAATCCCGATTTAGTTATTGGCTATTCTACAAACTGTTCATCGAAAGATATCTCGGTAAAATATTTAGCTAACTCTATATTTTGGATAAGTTCTAACGAATGGAAAGGGTTACGCTGGGAAAAATACTCAAATGAAACTAGATACTCAATTTTCAGTAGCGTGAAAGAGATGAAAGAATCTTATATCGCTCAAAGAGAATATGCAGATTTAATTGGCAGCTATTTTTATGATTGCATAAAAAATTACAAGAAACTAAAATTGCTTTATGAAACTCAAATTGACGAAATTATTTCAGAAGATGAATTTAATTAAAGCCTGCAGGTAACAGCGGTTTCACGCAATTGCTACTTCCCTTGTAAAATATAACCGCTTTTTCCATAACTTCGTTTTGTCCAGCCGAGAATACTCAGTTCCAAAAGCCGCAACTGACGTGAAGCCGCCGGACGTTACAGGCAATTGCTCCGTGCCCGAAATGACGATTTTCGTAATTGAACGGCTCGGCTTGCGTAATCTCAAATTAACTTCTCTCCTATTTTTCAAAGAGGAACTTTGTGGCTCAGCTTTGAAACCTTAGTCGGGATTTTCTGATCTCCATTTACTTTTCTTCTCGCCGAGAAATCTCTGCGAAGCTCAATCGGGCTGTATTGCTGCTTAAGTCTTTGTCAATTTCTTTGTCTTGAAAAATGCTGAAAATTTCCTTTTCAAAATTCTAAACTTTAACATGGATCTCAAAAAAACTATTGCAGTAGAAATTCTTTGTGGTTACTTTGTGTGATTTTGCGTTTGTGTCGCAACAGCCTGTAACAGCGGTTTCACGCAATTGCTGCTTCCCTTGTAAAATGAACCACCTTTTTCCATAACTTCGTTCTGTCCAGCCGAGAATACTCAGTTCCAAAAGCCGCAACTGACGTGAAGCCGCCGGACGTTAGCGGAAACCCTGAGTGACGATTCTGAAATAATTCACATTTTAAAACAGAAATTATATAAAACCAGGTATTTATACCTGATTTTGTACTAAACTGATTCATTACCTTTGATATAGTCATTCTTTAAAAGAAACATCTCTAAAAACAATTAAAGTCAGTTAGGGTTGACAATCCACTATCAAAAGTATTCAGACTTAAAAACTGAAAAAGTGTGATTGCCGAAAAACGTATAGAGTAGGCCTAAATCAAAAATTATCTAAAATGAATTATTTAAAAATTTCCTAAGTTGCTTTAATTGCTTTATTTATCAATGTTACAATTTTGAGTTGTTCTAGTGAAAATGAATCTTCATCAAACGAAACTCAAAATAAAAATGCAGCAGCATTTTTAAAAACGTTTTATCCTCAGTCAACTCATTTCGGAAAATCGGTTGGAAAATCAAAAGCTTCATCCTATTTGAATCGGTCATCAGAAACTGAAGATTTTGTCTTGACTGAGGTTTTTGTAGGTGATGATTTAAGACCAAGAGGATACCTGATCACGGAAAAAGAAACAAATGATTTTCTATTCTTTGCCGATGTGGACAGAACTGATTTTAAATTAACAACGTTTGAACCAAAATCAAATCCAACAAAAATATTTGAGAACATCAATGAACTTGATAAATACCTAAGTACTGATGAATTTGATTTGATAAAGGTAATTGATGCGCCGGAATATGTGCCACCGACAGAAGGTGAGCCTGTAGCTTTGAAAATTAAATATACTTACGGTTCTCAATTCATCGGTGTCGATGGACTATGCCATCAAGGGGTCTATCAGGCTAACTATTTATTCGGATTTATTCGAATCTCTGCCGTGACTGCAACATTGGAGGACAATGAAAGTGGTCCGGGACAGCATCACGCAACGGTACTTTGCGGAGAAACATATCATCCAAAAAAATAACCTTAACTTTGGGCCATTGAAAATTTCAATTGGCCCAACTTTTATATTATGCAAACGATATTAACAGTATTTTTCGTCTTACTGGCTAACCTCATGATAGGTCAGACATTTATCACTATCGACAAAGACACTAACGAATTCATTGAAAATGTGAACTACTCGCTTTTTAAAGATAAAAAAACAGTGAGCAAAGGCGTGACGTTGCCTAACCAACCTACAATTATACTTGACGAAGTAAAATACGATTCCATCGCTTTCAGCAGAGTTGACTATGAAAGTTTAGGGCTTGCGAAAAACAAATTGGATTCGGTAATTTACCTTTCTAAAAAAATTGTAAATCTGGACGAGGTCGTTGTAACTTCGAAATCGAAGAAAGACATCGTTTTCGGGGAAAACAATCGTTTTATAAGATCCATGTCCAATCCTATACAACCTGATTTGGATAACGGCCTTGTATTTCGAACATCTGAAAATTATGATTTAATACTAAAAAAAATTGTTTTCTACGTTGAAAAAGTGGTCTATAAAACAGCCTACAAGATTAATTTTTTTAATATTGAGGAAGTACTTGCGTCGGGCGGAACTCAGGTAGCCGATATTGGGGATTTAATTTTTTCTACCGATACATTATACCTTAATACTGGTCAAAACAATAAAATTGAAATCAATTCTGCTGAACTAAAATATAAATTACCCAAAAAGATATTCGTCACAATTCAACTGCTAAATTACTTCGACACTAACGGAGAAATAATAAAGCCTAAGAAGAATAACCTTACGAAATTAAAATTTCAGATGTCCACGACAAATGACTTTTACGCAAGAACGATTGATTTTTATACAAAAGAACTATCTCAAGATTTATTTAATATCAATTTTATGATTAAATATGACTTTTCGAACTCACTACATAAAAAACCACATAAAAGTATTCTTGTAACGCCAGCGATTGTATTATATGCCGGTAAATTTGAGGAATAGTTAGCAACATATAAAAGTGTTAAGATAGGGCATCCGCTAACAGCGGTTTCACGCAATTGCTGCTTCCCTTGTAAAATGTAACCGCTTTTTCCATAACTTCGTTCTGTCCAGCCGAGAATACTCAGTTCCAAAAGCCGCAAATGACGTGAAGCCCCCGGACGTTAGCCGTAATTTTCAACCAAAATCGCGTATTTACTATTATGATAAATGTCTTTTGTTCTCTTAAACTTGCAAAACTTTTAGATATTCAAAAAACTGTAAACGTTAATGTAAACTTTGAATCTGACTGGAATGCACATCTATTTTCAGTCGCAGGCAAAAAATGGATAATCTTTGTAAACAAGAAAACTTTATTCAGTTTTATAATTATGGATGTCCTAAAAAAGGATCTAAATAATTTGTCAATACTCTTTACCGAAATGCTAATTAAGCAACTCGAACGAGAGTTTATATTGACAAGTAAATATGAAAATTATTTGCGGGAATATGATCAAATTGCAAATATTTGT
The nucleotide sequence above comes from Flavobacterium magnum. Encoded proteins:
- a CDS encoding tetratricopeptide repeat protein, which translates into the protein MKTLYLYLLFTFFFNCASNNTTEICDCYSKRANGTIDEKLNDCLGDNAKGKNADEARLKIKSTMKSLVENCTVYRRDFNKLSYYRFETGYPDLVSQKDSIAFCINNNIERPKNYNKLAEIYIRLNSLDLAMKNIDQSIKLSPSVSHSHWVKSYIFYKKKDIPNAVKEMIEASRFTTDDDSKYFTELQVIALKNEK
- a CDS encoding transcriptional regulator, encoding MEKTLLTRTNEPTIELNSSVKKVYKGMTLYYDEVFYLDYEVDEDTGFINKENKVKHYTKSQVDRNIKALKNAYHVAKGAASPIEIINFRNKYQISASTFSIILGFSKNTISNIEHEGVTSLSTGRLIKLCLENKDMLQRYLQMCDEIDDIKKRELSKRLMEEYI
- a CDS encoding UPF0175 family protein — translated: MKTLTLNIPDNLDIDNRELVMLLASKLYEQGKLSLGQAAELAGLTKRTFAELLSRYNVSIFNFPLSDLSSDVANA
- a CDS encoding DUF3368 domain-containing protein: MHKTIISDTSCFIILSKIGELDLLLKLYGQIVTTKDIAEEFGESLPNWVIIENAKDKYHQRILELQIDRGESSAIALALEIQNSTLILDDFKARKVAENLGLNFTGTIGIIVKAKLNGLIPSIKPLLEKIVETNFRLSPELQLQALREAEEM
- a CDS encoding DUF6933 domain-containing protein; this translates as MINVFCSLKLAKLLDIQKTVNVNVNFESDWNAHLFSVAGKKWIIFVNKKTLFSFIIMDVLKKDLNNLSILFTEMLIKQLEREFILTSKYENYLREYDQIANICTTDNDRKIMGSLNDFVYHTKACYEDDKNVEKARNYALRYINEMPSKVLKFKTPREAMKEHIKNYG